One Scophthalmus maximus strain ysfricsl-2021 chromosome 1, ASM2237912v1, whole genome shotgun sequence genomic region harbors:
- the LOC118305398 gene encoding intermediate filament protein ON3 isoform X4 — protein MSQQRDYSSQSYSPGGAGPARCQPTHHRINPAGKSREKDDMVGLNDKFVQLIDKVKNLEDENKKLDTKLGILKEQEEYEGKVDDIVKQLENELEQQIESLLRDQENLQDELLKKHEEVENTKQRYKDELQKKADVENDFIVTKKDVDDGHLEQVNLALELEDLMGKLDFLRVGYDEEIKELESLVQNKTVILADNSKRFLDMDEIVESVKNQYAKVATRTREEAEQWNQRKMDAMVLTAGQREQEVRDVKREISDMLRLIQRLNGDLDALIRKEVALRKDIGVLSAKGDSNLEKAGEDIAQLEEALRRAKQDLAGQIREHQELMNLKLALDIEIATYRKLLEGEEERMLDLMRHTDI, from the exons ATGTCTCAACAGAGAGATTACAGCAGCCAGTCGTACTCCCCCGGCGGCGCGGGACCGGCCCGCTGCCAACCCACCCACCACCGGATCAACCCGGCGGGCAAATCCAGGGAGAAGGACGACATGGTGGGACTCAATGACAAGTTCGTCCAACTGATTGACAAG GTGAAGAACCTGGAGGACGAGAACAAAAAGCTTGACACCAAGCTGGGGATCCtcaaggagcaggaggagtacGAGGGGAAGGTGGACGACATTGTCAAGCAGCTGGAGAACGAGCTGGAGCAGCAGATCGAGAGCCTGCTGCGCGACCAAGAGAATCTGCAGGACGAGCTGCTCAAGAAGCACGAGGAGGTGGAGAACACCAAGCAGAG GTATAAGGACGAGCTGCAAAAGAAAGCTGATGTGGAGAATGATTTCATCGTCACCAAAAAG gatGTAGATGATGGTCACTTGGAGCAAGTCAATCTggctctggagctggaggaccTGATGGGAAAACTGGACTTCCTCCGGGTCGGCTACGATGAG GAGATCAAGGAGCTGGAGTCGCTCGTCCAGAACAAGACGGTGATCCTGGCCGACAACAGCAAGCGGTTTCTGGACATGGACGAGATCGTCGAGAGTGTCAAGAATCAGTATGCCAAGGTGGCCACCCGCACCAGGGAGGAGGCTGAGCAGTGGAACCAGAGAAAG ATGGACGCCATGGTCCTAACTGCAGGACAACGTGAGCAGGAAGTGCGCGATGTGAAGAGGGAGATCTCAGACATGCTGCGCCTCATCCAGAGACTCAATGGGGACCTGGACGCTCTCATCAGGAAG GAAGTAGCTCTGAGGAAGGACATCGGCGTCCTCAGCGCCAAGGGCGACAGCAACCTGGAGAAGGCCGGGGAGGACATtgcccagctggaggaggcttTGAGGCGGGCCAAGCAGGACCTGGCCGGACAGATCCGTGAACACCAGGAGCTGATGAACCTGAAGCTGGCCCTGGACATTGAGATCGCCACCTACCGCAAGCTGCTGGAGGGCGAGGAAGAGAG AATGCTTGACCTCATGCGCCACACag ATatctaa
- the LOC118305398 gene encoding intermediate filament protein ON3 isoform X3, with product MSQQRDYSSQSYSPGGAGPARCQPTHHRINPAGKSREKDDMVGLNDKFVQLIDKVKNLEDENKKLDTKLGILKEQEEYEGKVDDIVKQLENELEQQIESLLRDQENLQDELLKKHEEVENTKQRYKDELQKKADVENDFIVTKKDVDDGHLEQVNLALELEDLMGKLDFLRVGYDEEIKELESLVQNKTVILADNSKRFLDMDEIVESVKNQYAKVATRTREEAEQWNQRKMDAMVLTAGQREQEVRDVKREISDMLRLIQRLNGDLDALIRKEVALRKDIGVLSAKGDSNLEKAGEDIAQLEEALRRAKQDLAGQIREHQELMNLKLALDIEIATYRKLLEGEEERHLPAREVPSPRTRRNPATAARRLQ from the exons ATGTCTCAACAGAGAGATTACAGCAGCCAGTCGTACTCCCCCGGCGGCGCGGGACCGGCCCGCTGCCAACCCACCCACCACCGGATCAACCCGGCGGGCAAATCCAGGGAGAAGGACGACATGGTGGGACTCAATGACAAGTTCGTCCAACTGATTGACAAG GTGAAGAACCTGGAGGACGAGAACAAAAAGCTTGACACCAAGCTGGGGATCCtcaaggagcaggaggagtacGAGGGGAAGGTGGACGACATTGTCAAGCAGCTGGAGAACGAGCTGGAGCAGCAGATCGAGAGCCTGCTGCGCGACCAAGAGAATCTGCAGGACGAGCTGCTCAAGAAGCACGAGGAGGTGGAGAACACCAAGCAGAG GTATAAGGACGAGCTGCAAAAGAAAGCTGATGTGGAGAATGATTTCATCGTCACCAAAAAG gatGTAGATGATGGTCACTTGGAGCAAGTCAATCTggctctggagctggaggaccTGATGGGAAAACTGGACTTCCTCCGGGTCGGCTACGATGAG GAGATCAAGGAGCTGGAGTCGCTCGTCCAGAACAAGACGGTGATCCTGGCCGACAACAGCAAGCGGTTTCTGGACATGGACGAGATCGTCGAGAGTGTCAAGAATCAGTATGCCAAGGTGGCCACCCGCACCAGGGAGGAGGCTGAGCAGTGGAACCAGAGAAAG ATGGACGCCATGGTCCTAACTGCAGGACAACGTGAGCAGGAAGTGCGCGATGTGAAGAGGGAGATCTCAGACATGCTGCGCCTCATCCAGAGACTCAATGGGGACCTGGACGCTCTCATCAGGAAG GAAGTAGCTCTGAGGAAGGACATCGGCGTCCTCAGCGCCAAGGGCGACAGCAACCTGGAGAAGGCCGGGGAGGACATtgcccagctggaggaggcttTGAGGCGGGCCAAGCAGGACCTGGCCGGACAGATCCGTGAACACCAGGAGCTGATGAACCTGAAGCTGGCCCTGGACATTGAGATCGCCACCTACCGCAAGCTGCTGGAGGGCGAGGAAGAGAG ACACTTACCCGCCCGAGAAGTCCCGAGCCCCAGAACTCGCCGTAACCCCGCCACTGCAGCGCGCCGCCTCCAATAA
- the LOC118305398 gene encoding intermediate filament protein ON3 isoform X2, whose product MSQQRDYSSQSYSPGGAGPARCQPTHHRINPAGKSREKDDMVGLNDKFVQLIDKVKNLEDENKKLDTKLGILKEQEEYEGKVDDIVKQLENELEQQIESLLRDQENLQDELLKKHEEVENTKQRYKDELQKKADVENDFIVTKKDVDDGHLEQVNLALELEDLMGKLDFLRVGYDEEIKELESLVQNKTVILADNSKRFLDMDEIVESVKNQYAKVATRTREEAEQWNQRKMDAMVLTAGQREQEVRDVKREISDMLRLIQRLNGDLDALIRKEVALRKDIGVLSAKGDSNLEKAGEDIAQLEEALRRAKQDLAGQIREHQELMNLKLALDIEIATYRKLLEGEEERYLKTNQPIHVLTCTQTLTRPRSPEPQNSP is encoded by the exons ATGTCTCAACAGAGAGATTACAGCAGCCAGTCGTACTCCCCCGGCGGCGCGGGACCGGCCCGCTGCCAACCCACCCACCACCGGATCAACCCGGCGGGCAAATCCAGGGAGAAGGACGACATGGTGGGACTCAATGACAAGTTCGTCCAACTGATTGACAAG GTGAAGAACCTGGAGGACGAGAACAAAAAGCTTGACACCAAGCTGGGGATCCtcaaggagcaggaggagtacGAGGGGAAGGTGGACGACATTGTCAAGCAGCTGGAGAACGAGCTGGAGCAGCAGATCGAGAGCCTGCTGCGCGACCAAGAGAATCTGCAGGACGAGCTGCTCAAGAAGCACGAGGAGGTGGAGAACACCAAGCAGAG GTATAAGGACGAGCTGCAAAAGAAAGCTGATGTGGAGAATGATTTCATCGTCACCAAAAAG gatGTAGATGATGGTCACTTGGAGCAAGTCAATCTggctctggagctggaggaccTGATGGGAAAACTGGACTTCCTCCGGGTCGGCTACGATGAG GAGATCAAGGAGCTGGAGTCGCTCGTCCAGAACAAGACGGTGATCCTGGCCGACAACAGCAAGCGGTTTCTGGACATGGACGAGATCGTCGAGAGTGTCAAGAATCAGTATGCCAAGGTGGCCACCCGCACCAGGGAGGAGGCTGAGCAGTGGAACCAGAGAAAG ATGGACGCCATGGTCCTAACTGCAGGACAACGTGAGCAGGAAGTGCGCGATGTGAAGAGGGAGATCTCAGACATGCTGCGCCTCATCCAGAGACTCAATGGGGACCTGGACGCTCTCATCAGGAAG GAAGTAGCTCTGAGGAAGGACATCGGCGTCCTCAGCGCCAAGGGCGACAGCAACCTGGAGAAGGCCGGGGAGGACATtgcccagctggaggaggcttTGAGGCGGGCCAAGCAGGACCTGGCCGGACAGATCCGTGAACACCAGGAGCTGATGAACCTGAAGCTGGCCCTGGACATTGAGATCGCCACCTACCGCAAGCTGCTGGAGGGCGAGGAAGAGAG ATatctaaaaacaaatcaaccaaTCCACGTCCTTACTTGCACGCAGACACTTACCCGCCCGAGAAGTCCCGAGCCCCAGAACTCGCCGTAA
- the LOC118305398 gene encoding intermediate filament protein ON3 isoform X5, with amino-acid sequence MSQQRDYSSQSYSPGGAGPARCQPTHHRINPAGKSREKDDMVGLNDKFVQLIDKVKNLEDENKKLDTKLGILKEQEEYEGKVDDIVKQLENELEQQIESLLRDQENLQDELLKKHEEVENTKQRYKDELQKKADVENDFIVTKKDVDDGHLEQVNLALELEDLMGKLDFLRVGYDEEIKELESLVQNKTVILADNSKRFLDMDEIVESVKNQYAKVATRTREEAEQWNQRKMDAMVLTAGQREQEVRDVKREISDMLRLIQRLNGDLDALIRKEVALRKDIGVLSAKGDSNLEKAGEDIAQLEEALRRAKQDLAGQIREHQELMNLKLALDIEIATYRKLLEGEEERYRSTTNA; translated from the exons ATGTCTCAACAGAGAGATTACAGCAGCCAGTCGTACTCCCCCGGCGGCGCGGGACCGGCCCGCTGCCAACCCACCCACCACCGGATCAACCCGGCGGGCAAATCCAGGGAGAAGGACGACATGGTGGGACTCAATGACAAGTTCGTCCAACTGATTGACAAG GTGAAGAACCTGGAGGACGAGAACAAAAAGCTTGACACCAAGCTGGGGATCCtcaaggagcaggaggagtacGAGGGGAAGGTGGACGACATTGTCAAGCAGCTGGAGAACGAGCTGGAGCAGCAGATCGAGAGCCTGCTGCGCGACCAAGAGAATCTGCAGGACGAGCTGCTCAAGAAGCACGAGGAGGTGGAGAACACCAAGCAGAG GTATAAGGACGAGCTGCAAAAGAAAGCTGATGTGGAGAATGATTTCATCGTCACCAAAAAG gatGTAGATGATGGTCACTTGGAGCAAGTCAATCTggctctggagctggaggaccTGATGGGAAAACTGGACTTCCTCCGGGTCGGCTACGATGAG GAGATCAAGGAGCTGGAGTCGCTCGTCCAGAACAAGACGGTGATCCTGGCCGACAACAGCAAGCGGTTTCTGGACATGGACGAGATCGTCGAGAGTGTCAAGAATCAGTATGCCAAGGTGGCCACCCGCACCAGGGAGGAGGCTGAGCAGTGGAACCAGAGAAAG ATGGACGCCATGGTCCTAACTGCAGGACAACGTGAGCAGGAAGTGCGCGATGTGAAGAGGGAGATCTCAGACATGCTGCGCCTCATCCAGAGACTCAATGGGGACCTGGACGCTCTCATCAGGAAG GAAGTAGCTCTGAGGAAGGACATCGGCGTCCTCAGCGCCAAGGGCGACAGCAACCTGGAGAAGGCCGGGGAGGACATtgcccagctggaggaggcttTGAGGCGGGCCAAGCAGGACCTGGCCGGACAGATCCGTGAACACCAGGAGCTGATGAACCTGAAGCTGGCCCTGGACATTGAGATCGCCACCTACCGCAAGCTGCTGGAGGGCGAGGAAGAGAGGTATAGGAGCACCACA AATGCTTGA
- the LOC118305398 gene encoding keratin, type II cytoskeletal 8 isoform X1, whose translation MSQQRDYSSQSYSPGGAGPARCQPTHHRINPAGKSREKDDMVGLNDKFVQLIDKVKNLEDENKKLDTKLGILKEQEEYEGKVDDIVKQLENELEQQIESLLRDQENLQDELLKKHEEVENTKQRYKDELQKKADVENDFIVTKKDVDDGHLEQVNLALELEDLMGKLDFLRVGYDEEIKELESLVQNKTVILADNSKRFLDMDEIVESVKNQYAKVATRTREEAEQWNQRKMDAMVLTAGQREQEVRDVKREISDMLRLIQRLNGDLDALIRKEVALRKDIGVLSAKGDSNLEKAGEDIAQLEEALRRAKQDLAGQIREHQELMNLKLALDIEIATYRKLLEGEEERMLDLMRHTDTYPPEKSRAPELAVTPPLQRAASNKRVLIRVEVELGRVVSESSCYAED comes from the exons ATGTCTCAACAGAGAGATTACAGCAGCCAGTCGTACTCCCCCGGCGGCGCGGGACCGGCCCGCTGCCAACCCACCCACCACCGGATCAACCCGGCGGGCAAATCCAGGGAGAAGGACGACATGGTGGGACTCAATGACAAGTTCGTCCAACTGATTGACAAG GTGAAGAACCTGGAGGACGAGAACAAAAAGCTTGACACCAAGCTGGGGATCCtcaaggagcaggaggagtacGAGGGGAAGGTGGACGACATTGTCAAGCAGCTGGAGAACGAGCTGGAGCAGCAGATCGAGAGCCTGCTGCGCGACCAAGAGAATCTGCAGGACGAGCTGCTCAAGAAGCACGAGGAGGTGGAGAACACCAAGCAGAG GTATAAGGACGAGCTGCAAAAGAAAGCTGATGTGGAGAATGATTTCATCGTCACCAAAAAG gatGTAGATGATGGTCACTTGGAGCAAGTCAATCTggctctggagctggaggaccTGATGGGAAAACTGGACTTCCTCCGGGTCGGCTACGATGAG GAGATCAAGGAGCTGGAGTCGCTCGTCCAGAACAAGACGGTGATCCTGGCCGACAACAGCAAGCGGTTTCTGGACATGGACGAGATCGTCGAGAGTGTCAAGAATCAGTATGCCAAGGTGGCCACCCGCACCAGGGAGGAGGCTGAGCAGTGGAACCAGAGAAAG ATGGACGCCATGGTCCTAACTGCAGGACAACGTGAGCAGGAAGTGCGCGATGTGAAGAGGGAGATCTCAGACATGCTGCGCCTCATCCAGAGACTCAATGGGGACCTGGACGCTCTCATCAGGAAG GAAGTAGCTCTGAGGAAGGACATCGGCGTCCTCAGCGCCAAGGGCGACAGCAACCTGGAGAAGGCCGGGGAGGACATtgcccagctggaggaggcttTGAGGCGGGCCAAGCAGGACCTGGCCGGACAGATCCGTGAACACCAGGAGCTGATGAACCTGAAGCTGGCCCTGGACATTGAGATCGCCACCTACCGCAAGCTGCTGGAGGGCGAGGAAGAGAG AATGCTTGACCTCATGCGCCACACag ACACTTACCCGCCCGAGAAGTCCCGAGCCCCAGAACTCGCCGTAACCCCGCCACTGCAGCGCGCCGCCTCCAATAAACGTGTCCTGATCCGGGTGGAGGTTGAGTTGGGCAGAGTCGTGTCCGAAAGCTCCTGTTACGCTGAAGATTGA